In one Fodinicola acaciae genomic region, the following are encoded:
- a CDS encoding carotenoid biosynthesis protein, with product MTGWLAAATVLAQIGYPLTSGTARNVLTVVTVLLFAATSIVHAGRTQGWSYAARFVAITAGGGFLVEVVGVAFGIPFGSYVYADTLGPRLFGVPLVIPLAWTMMAWPSWLVAGRLVRSRWLRVLVAGWALASWDVFLDPQMVAAGHWRWLDPSPSLPGISAVPLTNYVGWMVVAVALMALLSTQSESNCNHDGIMMALYLWTYGSSVLAHAVFLGLPASALAGGIAMGTVAIPLAVKLVRS from the coding sequence TTGACCGGCTGGCTGGCGGCCGCGACCGTGCTGGCGCAGATCGGCTATCCGCTCACGTCCGGCACCGCCCGCAACGTCCTGACCGTCGTCACCGTCTTGCTTTTCGCCGCCACCTCGATCGTGCATGCCGGTCGCACACAAGGCTGGTCGTACGCGGCGCGGTTCGTCGCGATCACCGCCGGCGGCGGCTTTCTCGTCGAGGTCGTCGGTGTCGCTTTTGGCATTCCGTTTGGCTCCTATGTGTACGCGGACACGCTGGGGCCGCGGCTTTTCGGCGTACCGCTGGTCATTCCGCTGGCCTGGACGATGATGGCCTGGCCGTCATGGTTGGTCGCCGGCCGGCTCGTACGGTCGCGCTGGCTTCGGGTTTTGGTCGCTGGCTGGGCTTTGGCGAGCTGGGACGTGTTCCTGGATCCGCAGATGGTGGCGGCCGGGCACTGGCGGTGGCTCGATCCGTCGCCGTCGCTGCCGGGGATTTCGGCCGTACCATTGACAAACTACGTCGGCTGGATGGTCGTGGCGGTGGCGCTGATGGCACTGCTGTCGACGCAATCGGAATCCAATTGTAACCACGACGGGATCATGATGGCGCTGTATCTCTGGACGTACGGCTCCTCCGTCCTGGCGCATGCGGTGTTTCTCGGCCTGCCAGCGTCGGCGTTGGCCGGTGGCATCGCCATGGGAACGGTCGCGATTCCGTTGGCTGTCAAGCTGGTGCGGTCATGA
- a CDS encoding GNAT family N-acetyltransferase: MRASRVNPEDVGTELVRWDRREFLRRLDDVLRVYVTAMGYSPGLVGSRRGFVAGHAQREDFRAVATVEPATGRLVGIAYGYHSGPGQWWHEQVRAGLDRQAARYWLSDCYELVELHVMPYAQGRGLGEAQLRALMDGVTARTVLLSTPEGDTRAWRLYRRLGFEDVLRDYLFPGDARPFGVLGRLLPLD, translated from the coding sequence ATGAGAGCAAGCAGAGTGAACCCCGAGGACGTCGGCACCGAGCTGGTCCGGTGGGACCGGCGCGAGTTCCTTCGTCGCCTCGATGACGTGCTGCGCGTCTACGTCACCGCGATGGGTTACTCCCCCGGCCTGGTCGGCAGCCGGCGCGGCTTCGTCGCCGGCCACGCGCAGCGCGAGGACTTCCGCGCGGTCGCGACGGTCGAGCCGGCGACCGGGCGGCTGGTCGGCATCGCGTACGGCTATCACAGCGGACCGGGTCAGTGGTGGCACGAGCAGGTCAGGGCCGGCCTCGACCGGCAGGCGGCCCGCTATTGGCTGTCCGACTGTTACGAGCTGGTCGAGCTGCACGTGATGCCGTACGCGCAGGGTCGCGGTCTCGGCGAGGCGCAACTGCGGGCGCTGATGGACGGCGTGACCGCGCGGACCGTGCTGCTGTCGACGCCGGAAGGCGACACGCGCGCGTGGCGGCTCTATCGCCGGCTCGGCTTCGAGGACGTGCTGCGCGACTACCTGTTTCCTGGTGACGCACGGCCGTTCGGAGTGCTGGGTCGGCTGCTTCCGCTCGATTGA
- a CDS encoding monooxygenase has product MAVPELVTVYVWRVPAVAVPAAMARVAMHRRPLRRTTGLRFGKLFGTGSGFRPADADVRQWGMLAAWRTKDDAEAFGESAIVRSWRRIAREEWRLSLTPLASTGSWSGRQPFGAPDGDWEGTVAALTRARLRPRRAVTFWRAVPPVAADLAGRPGLLAAFGLGEAPLGVQGTLSVWRSATDLADFAYRGAPHRAVMARTSRVGWYAESLFARFGVLDSAGTFRGSDPVT; this is encoded by the coding sequence ATGGCCGTGCCTGAGCTGGTGACCGTGTATGTGTGGCGAGTGCCCGCGGTCGCCGTTCCCGCCGCGATGGCGCGAGTCGCCATGCACCGGCGGCCGCTGCGGCGCACCACCGGCCTGCGGTTCGGAAAACTGTTCGGCACCGGCAGCGGATTCCGGCCGGCGGACGCCGACGTGCGGCAGTGGGGAATGCTGGCGGCCTGGCGCACCAAGGACGACGCCGAGGCGTTCGGCGAGTCGGCGATCGTACGGTCGTGGCGGCGGATCGCCCGTGAGGAGTGGCGGCTGAGCCTGACGCCGCTGGCCTCGACCGGCTCGTGGTCGGGTCGCCAGCCGTTCGGCGCGCCGGACGGTGACTGGGAGGGGACGGTGGCGGCGCTGACCCGCGCGAGACTCCGGCCGCGCAGGGCGGTCACGTTCTGGCGAGCCGTGCCGCCGGTGGCCGCCGACCTGGCCGGCCGCCCCGGCCTGCTCGCCGCCTTCGGCCTCGGCGAGGCGCCACTGGGCGTACAGGGCACGCTGTCGGTCTGGCGCAGCGCGACCGATCTGGCCGACTTCGCGTATCGTGGTGCGCCGCACCGGGCGGTGATGGCGCGTACGAGCCGGGTCGGCTGGTATGCGGAGAGCCTGTTCGCCAGGTTCGGTGTGCTCGACTCGGCTGGTACGTTTCGCGGTTCGGATCCGGTGACATGA
- a CDS encoding YbaK/EbsC family protein, translating to MLDHPNVQKVTAALAEAGATGEVRILPEAVHTAALAAAALGIEVGQIANSLIFDADGAPLLVLTSGAHRVDTASVAAQLGVAKLRRASADFVREHTGQVIGGVAPLGHPAPIRTLVDEDLAQYGEIWAAAGVPQSVFATTFDELVRITGGTAARVA from the coding sequence ATGCTCGACCACCCCAACGTACAGAAGGTCACCGCCGCGCTCGCCGAGGCCGGCGCCACCGGCGAGGTGCGGATCCTGCCGGAGGCCGTCCACACCGCCGCGCTGGCCGCCGCCGCGCTCGGCATCGAGGTCGGCCAGATCGCCAACTCGCTGATCTTCGACGCCGACGGCGCGCCGCTGCTCGTCCTCACCTCCGGCGCACACCGCGTCGACACCGCCTCGGTCGCCGCACAGCTCGGTGTCGCGAAGCTCAGGCGCGCCAGCGCCGACTTCGTACGCGAGCACACCGGTCAGGTCATCGGCGGCGTCGCGCCGCTCGGCCACCCCGCGCCGATCCGCACGCTGGTCGACGAGGATCTGGCTCAGTACGGCGAAATCTGGGCCGCCGCCGGCGTGCCGCAGTCGGTCTTCGCCACCACCTTCGACGAGCTGGTGCGGATCACCGGCGGCACCGCCGCGCGCGTCGCGTAG
- a CDS encoding FAD-dependent monooxygenase: MSDVKTAIIVGGGIAGPVTALALRKIGVAAHVYEAHDGTADGVGGMLGLAPNGLDAFDAVGLGDVVRQAAEPVSTMAIQSWTGKTLAEFGDRSGPPFLRVIWRTDLYRLLQDALSTKDILVDYGKRLVTAENQGDFVTAVFADGTRVSADILVGADGIRSAVRSIIDPAAPKPRYTGLLGIAGNWRKGADLPSTNGSMNMTYGKRAFFAYRVDENGRAGWFANLPYRQPLTMAEARAVGGEEWLRRLRWIFADDRTPAPGILRHVRTGDLVVVGALEDLPRVPTWSRGRMVLVGDSAHATSPSSGQGASIAAESALQLARCLRDLPVTTAFGAYEQLRRERVERIIAAGARTSSGKAAGPVARVFRDLTMPAVMKVLARPERMAWQHGYHIDFDAAVAG, encoded by the coding sequence ATGTCTGACGTCAAGACGGCGATCATCGTCGGCGGTGGCATCGCCGGACCGGTGACCGCTTTGGCACTGCGAAAAATCGGCGTCGCGGCGCACGTGTACGAGGCGCACGACGGCACCGCGGACGGTGTCGGCGGCATGCTCGGCCTGGCGCCCAACGGTCTCGACGCGTTCGACGCCGTCGGCCTCGGCGACGTGGTGAGGCAAGCCGCCGAGCCGGTGTCCACCATGGCCATCCAGAGCTGGACCGGCAAGACCCTGGCCGAGTTCGGCGACCGCAGCGGACCGCCCTTCCTGCGCGTCATCTGGCGCACCGATCTCTACCGGCTCCTGCAGGACGCACTGTCCACAAAGGACATCCTGGTCGACTACGGAAAACGGTTGGTGACGGCGGAAAACCAGGGCGACTTCGTGACCGCGGTGTTCGCCGATGGTACGCGCGTCAGCGCCGACATCCTGGTCGGCGCGGACGGCATCCGCTCCGCCGTACGGTCGATCATCGACCCGGCAGCACCAAAACCGCGCTACACCGGCCTGCTCGGCATCGCCGGCAACTGGCGTAAAGGCGCGGATCTGCCATCCACCAACGGATCCATGAACATGACCTACGGCAAGCGCGCGTTTTTCGCTTACCGCGTCGACGAAAACGGCCGCGCCGGCTGGTTTGCCAACCTGCCATACAGGCAGCCGCTGACCATGGCCGAGGCACGCGCGGTCGGCGGCGAGGAATGGCTCCGCCGGCTGCGGTGGATCTTCGCCGACGACCGTACGCCGGCGCCGGGCATCCTCCGGCACGTACGCACCGGCGACCTGGTTGTCGTTGGCGCGCTTGAGGATCTGCCGCGCGTGCCGACCTGGAGCCGCGGCCGGATGGTGCTGGTCGGCGACTCGGCACATGCGACCTCGCCGAGCTCCGGCCAAGGCGCGTCGATCGCCGCCGAAAGCGCGCTGCAGCTGGCGCGCTGCCTGCGTGACCTGCCGGTGACGACCGCCTTCGGCGCGTACGAACAACTTCGGCGTGAGCGGGTCGAACGGATCATCGCGGCCGGCGCGCGTACGAGCAGCGGCAAGGCGGCCGGACCGGTCGCTCGGGTGTTCCGCGACCTCACGATGCCGGCGGTGATGAAGGTGCTGGCGCGGCCGGAACGGATGGCGTGGCAGCACGGCTATCACATCGACTTCGACGCCGCCGTGGCCGGCTAG
- a CDS encoding PadR family transcriptional regulator, with protein sequence MAKRRKVANLLALAVLSTLTQRPMHPYEMASILRARDKHNDMPIKWGSLYTVVQNLEKHGFVEATENVRDGGRPERTIYRITDDGRAELTDWVRELVAEPEREHPRFVAALSVLGALSPDEVIDLLRQRLRILDQQIANDREALQRDLAEVPRLFLVEDEFALRIREAEAAWVGDFLRQLTDGSFPDVDGWRAFHRTGEIRPDLAALAERGSTPE encoded by the coding sequence ATGGCGAAGCGGCGGAAGGTGGCCAACCTGCTGGCGCTGGCCGTCCTGTCGACGCTGACCCAGAGGCCGATGCATCCGTACGAGATGGCCTCCATCCTTCGCGCGCGCGACAAGCACAACGACATGCCGATCAAGTGGGGCTCGCTCTACACGGTCGTGCAAAACCTGGAAAAGCACGGCTTCGTCGAGGCGACCGAGAACGTACGCGACGGCGGCCGGCCGGAGCGGACGATCTATCGGATCACCGATGACGGCAGGGCCGAGCTCACCGACTGGGTCAGAGAGCTGGTCGCCGAGCCGGAACGCGAGCATCCACGCTTCGTGGCCGCGCTCTCGGTGCTCGGCGCACTCAGCCCCGACGAGGTCATCGACCTGCTCCGCCAGCGCCTGCGGATCCTCGACCAACAGATCGCCAACGATCGCGAGGCGCTCCAACGCGATCTGGCCGAGGTGCCGCGGCTCTTTCTTGTGGAGGACGAGTTCGCGCTGCGGATCCGCGAGGCCGAGGCGGCCTGGGTCGGCGACTTTCTGCGCCAGCTGACCGACGGCAGCTTTCCGGACGTGGACGGCTGGCGCGCCTTCCACCGGACAGGTGAGATCCGGCCGGATCTCGCCGCACTCGCGGAAAGGGGAAGCACACCCGAATAA
- a CDS encoding glucosamine-6-phosphate deaminase, translating to MRTVRIFDSPAQVAGAVADRLGELLAANPRPVITFPTGSTMLPVYDEIVSRSKDGRLDLRGVQVIQLDEYAGVDDQTAASFRAWLHEHLLDPAGITEFHTLPAHDPTPPALAAYEDGIRARGGVDLAILGIGGNGHIAFNEPGSPADSRTRVVDLDRRTRQANERYWTNADAFVPTRAVTQGIGTILEARSILLIATGAEKADILHEALNGPVTEHVPASLIRSHPHAEVLADAAAGRHHDVEDDRISA from the coding sequence GTGAGAACCGTTCGGATATTCGACTCTCCCGCGCAGGTGGCCGGCGCCGTCGCCGACCGGCTCGGGGAGCTGCTGGCGGCCAACCCGCGGCCGGTCATCACCTTTCCGACCGGCTCGACGATGCTGCCGGTCTACGACGAGATCGTGAGCCGCAGCAAGGACGGCCGGCTGGATCTGCGCGGCGTACAGGTCATCCAGCTGGACGAGTACGCCGGAGTCGACGACCAGACCGCGGCCAGCTTCCGCGCGTGGCTACACGAGCACCTGCTCGACCCGGCCGGCATCACCGAGTTTCACACGCTGCCGGCGCACGACCCGACACCGCCGGCACTCGCCGCGTACGAGGACGGCATCCGCGCGCGCGGCGGCGTCGACCTGGCCATCCTCGGCATCGGCGGCAACGGGCACATCGCCTTCAACGAGCCCGGCAGCCCGGCCGACAGCCGTACGCGCGTCGTCGACCTCGACCGGCGTACGCGCCAGGCCAACGAGCGCTACTGGACCAACGCCGACGCGTTCGTACCGACGCGCGCGGTCACCCAGGGCATCGGCACGATCCTGGAGGCGCGGTCGATCCTGCTGATCGCGACCGGCGCGGAGAAGGCCGACATCCTGCACGAGGCGCTGAACGGACCGGTCACCGAGCACGTACCGGCGTCGCTGATCCGCTCGCATCCACACGCCGAGGTGCTCGCCGACGCCGCCGCCGGCCGTCACCACGACGTCGAGGACGACCGCATCTCCGCCTGA
- a CDS encoding GntR family transcriptional regulator: protein MKEAAQGLQRQSSVPLYRQLKERIVARIQADELRPHDRLPSERELIETFGVSRITVRQALTELMHEGRIYSAPGKGFFLSEAWAPVELNGLLSFTELARKHHRQPGTSAQLVKLSPSDDAVAAALRVTPGEPVVRLHRVRTLDGSAVLVENAFLPMPVGAGLLDSGVGDGSLFATLTQRFGFRPARSTSLVTARLADDGEAQILDLATPAAVLVVEQITFDASGAPMCVTYSAQHPHRFPLTVTDTADGLIKEIR from the coding sequence ATGAAAGAAGCGGCCCAGGGTTTGCAGCGGCAGTCGTCCGTGCCGCTCTACCGGCAGCTCAAGGAGCGGATCGTCGCGCGCATCCAGGCCGACGAGCTGCGGCCGCACGACCGGCTGCCATCCGAACGCGAGCTGATCGAGACCTTCGGCGTCTCGCGGATCACCGTCCGCCAGGCACTCACCGAGCTGATGCACGAGGGCCGCATCTACAGCGCGCCAGGCAAGGGCTTCTTCCTGTCCGAGGCGTGGGCTCCGGTCGAGCTCAACGGCCTGCTGAGCTTCACCGAGCTGGCCCGCAAGCACCATCGCCAGCCCGGCACCAGCGCGCAACTGGTCAAGCTCTCCCCCTCCGACGACGCCGTCGCGGCCGCGCTCCGGGTCACCCCCGGTGAGCCGGTCGTCCGGCTGCACCGCGTACGCACGCTGGACGGCAGCGCCGTACTGGTCGAAAACGCCTTCCTGCCGATGCCCGTCGGCGCCGGCCTGCTGGACAGTGGAGTCGGCGACGGCTCGCTGTTCGCGACGCTGACGCAGCGCTTCGGTTTCCGGCCGGCGCGCAGCACCAGCCTGGTGACGGCGCGGCTGGCCGATGACGGGGAGGCGCAGATCCTCGACCTGGCCACGCCGGCCGCCGTACTCGTTGTCGAACAGATCACCTTCGACGCGTCCGGCGCGCCGATGTGTGTCACCTATTCCGCGCAACATCCGCACCGATTCCCGCTGACGGTGACCGACACCGCGGACGGGCTGATCAAGGAGATCCGGTGA
- a CDS encoding DUF6119 family protein, whose protein sequence is MVGTAPRLTGERRKQGTLYRLDLPAHSRTALYGGLSEQYVDDPAFAVDTVSVGPADGLIVRGVSGHAAEWCDAVTVLTGFGVDLSASSAGCAILLVLDGQSYALTYGPLGRRLLDQQRIDSGFGLRYAASAAAQPEVDDVIRAALRSPRPSMEAFENIVPRLERHLRDTRLPVNGTRSATTIGTDGLILDVVANPVTLLADVRAVATMLAYGPQHPELDLVTHVRPLPADAPLAGALDEQLAALLGGQRPEAPLSWRHDLCLDSPAGYLESASYALTVGNVEDHACDELRVEDIQAGLRDVPVDQRCTALREGTVRVSTETGMPKLTLTAPADHWIVAEIALPEYRYLYYRGAWHQIHNRHLTALARGEDSSLTMMMQLGLHRLVATAADKRSRHTVVRAFAA, encoded by the coding sequence ATGGTTGGTACGGCACCGAGGCTGACCGGCGAGCGGCGCAAGCAGGGCACGCTCTATCGGCTCGACCTGCCGGCACACAGTCGCACCGCGCTGTACGGCGGCCTCAGCGAGCAGTACGTGGACGATCCGGCCTTCGCGGTCGACACCGTGTCGGTCGGCCCGGCCGACGGCCTGATCGTCCGCGGAGTCAGCGGCCACGCCGCCGAGTGGTGCGACGCGGTCACCGTCCTCACCGGCTTCGGCGTCGACCTGTCGGCGAGCAGCGCCGGCTGCGCGATCCTGCTGGTGCTCGACGGCCAGAGCTACGCGCTGACCTACGGTCCGCTCGGCCGCCGGCTGCTCGACCAACAGCGCATCGACAGTGGCTTCGGCCTGCGATACGCCGCCTCGGCCGCCGCGCAACCGGAGGTCGACGACGTCATCCGGGCCGCGCTGCGCTCGCCGCGGCCGAGCATGGAGGCCTTCGAGAACATCGTGCCGCGGCTGGAGCGGCACCTGCGTGACACGCGGCTGCCGGTCAACGGCACGCGGTCGGCCACCACGATCGGCACCGACGGCCTGATCCTGGACGTGGTCGCCAACCCGGTCACGCTGCTGGCGGACGTACGCGCGGTCGCCACCATGCTCGCGTACGGTCCCCAGCATCCCGAGCTCGACCTGGTCACGCACGTACGACCGCTGCCGGCGGACGCGCCGCTGGCCGGCGCACTGGACGAGCAGCTCGCCGCGCTGCTGGGCGGCCAGCGGCCGGAGGCGCCGCTGTCGTGGCGGCACGACCTGTGCCTGGACAGCCCGGCCGGCTACCTGGAGTCGGCGTCGTACGCGCTGACCGTCGGCAACGTCGAGGATCACGCCTGCGACGAGCTGCGCGTCGAGGACATCCAGGCGGGGCTGCGCGACGTGCCGGTCGACCAGCGCTGCACCGCGCTGCGCGAGGGCACCGTACGGGTGAGCACCGAGACCGGCATGCCGAAGCTGACGCTGACCGCGCCGGCCGACCACTGGATCGTCGCCGAGATCGCACTGCCCGAATATCGCTATCTCTACTACCGCGGCGCGTGGCACCAGATCCACAACCGGCACCTGACCGCACTCGCGCGTGGCGAGGACAGCTCGCTCACCATGATGATGCAGCTTGGCCTGCACCGGCTGGTCGCGACCGCCGCCGACAAGCGCTCGCGCCACACCGTCGTACGCGCCTTCGCCGCCTGA
- a CDS encoding aldo/keto reductase — protein MSGVPNLKLNNGVEIPQLGLGVFQVPPEQTEKVVATALEVGYRSIDTAAGYRNEEGVGAAVRASGLPRDEIFVTTKLANSDQGYDATMRAFDTSLAKLGLEFVDLYLIHWPLPARDTYVQTWKAFEKLYADGRVRSIGVSNFQVPHLQRLFDETDIVPVANQIELHPNLLQAELREFHAKHRIVTEAWSPLAQAQILDVQPIAALAKKYGKTPAQIVLRWHIELGNIVIPKSVRPSRMKENFEIFDFELSPDDVEVVSALDNGQRTGPDPDTFNMA, from the coding sequence ATGAGCGGCGTTCCGAACCTGAAGCTCAACAACGGCGTGGAGATTCCGCAGCTCGGCCTTGGAGTTTTCCAGGTGCCGCCTGAGCAGACCGAGAAGGTGGTGGCGACCGCGCTGGAGGTCGGCTATCGCAGCATCGACACCGCGGCCGGCTATCGCAACGAGGAAGGCGTCGGCGCCGCCGTACGCGCGTCCGGCCTGCCGCGCGACGAGATCTTCGTGACCACCAAGCTGGCCAACTCCGACCAGGGTTACGACGCGACCATGCGCGCTTTCGACACGAGCCTGGCCAAGCTCGGCCTGGAGTTCGTCGACCTCTACCTGATCCACTGGCCGCTGCCGGCCCGCGACACGTACGTGCAGACCTGGAAGGCCTTCGAGAAGCTCTACGCCGATGGCCGGGTCCGGTCGATCGGAGTGTCCAACTTCCAGGTGCCGCACCTGCAGCGGCTCTTCGACGAGACCGACATCGTGCCGGTCGCCAACCAGATCGAGCTGCACCCCAACCTGCTGCAGGCCGAGTTGCGCGAGTTCCATGCCAAGCACCGCATCGTCACCGAGGCGTGGAGCCCGCTGGCCCAGGCGCAGATCCTCGACGTACAGCCGATCGCCGCGCTGGCCAAGAAATATGGCAAGACGCCGGCGCAGATCGTGCTGAGGTGGCACATCGAGCTCGGCAACATCGTCATCCCGAAGTCGGTGCGGCCGTCGCGGATGAAGGAGAACTTCGAGATCTTCGACTTCGAGCTGAGCCCGGACGACGTCGAGGTCGTCTCCGCGCTGGACAACGGCCAGCGCACCGGCCCCGACCCGGACACCTTCAACATGGCGTGA
- a CDS encoding ABC transporter permease has product MTTLVPARLRPADLARVAGVGLRTRPLRAILSALGIAIGIAAMIAVVGISSSSRENLDRQLAALGTNLLRVAPGQTIFGDNAHLPTASVGMVGRIGPVLSATAVGSCSAKVYRNDHIPAGQSGGIGVYASRTDLLKTVGASIASGTFLNAATARYPTVVLGATSARVLGIGAPGVQIWLGGHWFTVIGILRSVPLAPELDTAALVGWPVAQSLLGFDGYPTTIYTRAREDAVTDVQAVLGATANPEHPDQVDVSRPSDALAAKQAANTTLNGLLLGLGAVALLVGGVGVANTMVISVLERRAEIGLRRSLGATRGQIRLQFFAESLLLSLLGGIGGVLLGVALTYAYASYQGWPAVVPVWATAGGVGATLAVGGLAGLYPAWRAARLSPTEALAPA; this is encoded by the coding sequence GTGACCACGCTCGTGCCGGCCCGGCTGCGTCCGGCCGACCTCGCGCGGGTCGCCGGCGTCGGCCTGCGTACGCGGCCACTGCGCGCCATCCTGTCCGCGCTCGGCATCGCGATCGGCATCGCCGCGATGATCGCCGTGGTGGGGATTTCCTCTTCCAGCAGGGAAAACCTGGATCGTCAGCTGGCCGCGCTCGGCACCAACCTGCTGCGCGTCGCGCCTGGCCAGACCATCTTCGGCGACAACGCGCACCTGCCGACCGCGTCCGTCGGCATGGTCGGGCGGATCGGTCCTGTGCTGTCCGCGACGGCGGTCGGCAGCTGCTCGGCGAAGGTCTATCGCAACGACCACATTCCGGCCGGCCAGAGCGGCGGCATCGGCGTGTACGCGTCGCGTACGGACCTGTTGAAGACCGTCGGCGCGTCCATCGCCAGCGGCACGTTTCTCAACGCTGCCACCGCGCGCTATCCGACCGTCGTGCTCGGCGCGACCAGCGCGCGCGTCCTCGGCATCGGCGCACCCGGCGTACAGATCTGGCTCGGCGGCCACTGGTTCACCGTGATCGGCATCCTCCGGTCGGTGCCGCTGGCTCCCGAGTTGGACACGGCTGCGCTGGTCGGCTGGCCGGTCGCGCAGTCGCTGCTGGGTTTCGACGGCTATCCGACGACCATCTACACACGCGCGCGTGAGGACGCGGTGACCGACGTGCAGGCCGTACTCGGCGCCACCGCCAACCCCGAGCACCCCGACCAGGTCGACGTGTCGCGGCCGTCGGACGCGCTGGCCGCCAAGCAGGCCGCCAACACGACGCTCAACGGCCTGCTGCTCGGGCTCGGCGCGGTGGCACTGCTGGTCGGCGGTGTCGGGGTCGCCAACACCATGGTCATCTCGGTGTTGGAGCGCCGTGCGGAAATCGGCCTGCGCCGGTCGCTCGGTGCCACGCGTGGCCAGATCCGGCTGCAGTTCTTCGCCGAGTCGCTGCTGTTGTCGCTGCTCGGCGGCATCGGCGGGGTGTTGCTCGGCGTGGCCCTGACGTACGCCTACGCCTCATACCAGGGCTGGCCGGCGGTCGTACCCGTGTGGGCCACCGCCGGCGGCGTCGGCGCCACGCTCGCGGTCGGCGGCCTGGCCGGCCTCTATCCGGCCTGGCGAGCCGCCCGCCTGTCCCCCACCGAGGCGCTGGCTCCCGCCTGA
- a CDS encoding ABC transporter ATP-binding protein, with the protein MTEVIRLDGVTKTYAGGVQALRGVSMAIAYGEFVAVVGPSGSGKSTLLHVMGALDRPSSGTLELASHPVAELSDRQLSALRASTIGFVFQQFHLAAGVAAIDVVADGLLYSGVQIGDRRQRAAEALRRVGLANRMHHRRHELSGGEQQRVAIARAVVGQPPLLLADEPTGNLDSVSGASVLALLWQLHESGTTVVIITHDRELAASLPRRVEMRDGQVVADSQAVVPA; encoded by the coding sequence GTGACTGAGGTCATCCGCCTCGACGGCGTCACGAAGACCTACGCCGGCGGTGTGCAGGCGCTGCGAGGCGTGTCGATGGCGATCGCGTACGGCGAGTTCGTCGCGGTCGTCGGGCCGTCCGGTTCCGGCAAGTCGACACTTCTGCACGTCATGGGTGCTTTGGACCGGCCGTCGTCAGGGACGCTGGAGCTGGCCAGCCATCCGGTCGCCGAGCTGTCCGACCGGCAGCTGTCGGCGCTGCGCGCGAGCACGATCGGCTTTGTCTTCCAACAGTTTCACCTCGCCGCCGGAGTGGCGGCGATCGACGTGGTCGCAGACGGACTGCTCTACAGCGGCGTACAGATCGGTGACCGCCGCCAGCGAGCCGCCGAGGCGCTGCGCCGCGTCGGCCTGGCGAACCGCATGCACCACCGGCGGCACGAGCTCTCCGGTGGCGAGCAGCAGAGGGTCGCGATCGCGCGCGCTGTGGTCGGACAGCCGCCACTGCTGCTGGCCGACGAGCCGACCGGCAACCTCGACTCGGTCTCCGGTGCCAGCGTGCTGGCGTTGTTGTGGCAGCTGCACGAGAGCGGTACGACCGTCGTCATCATCACGCACGACCGCGAGCTGGCGGCGAGCCTGCCGCGGCGGGTGGAGATGCGCGACGGCCAGGTCGTCGCGGACAGTCAGGCGGTGGTGCCGGCGTGA